A stretch of the Pedobacter sp. MC2016-14 genome encodes the following:
- a CDS encoding phosphoadenosine phosphosulfate reductase family protein — MSGISTVKHVLGISGGKDSAALAIYMRSLYPQLDIEFYTCDTGKELEETYQLISNLETYLGVKINTLYANTADHDNPFDFYHQLFGGYLPSSNARWCTRKLKIEPFENYIGDTPTISYVGIRGDEEREGYISTKSTVQSIFPFRRNIWSEEVVGMVLKNENNDHLNALYKDLLTTPLYNRAKDVVATPVSSSFSQNQKMNALMGLGIKEFNHAVFQSLRGTNLPIGSVDSFPLIENEDILVREDIFRILRESGVGVPAYYEEIPYEINGQIGKYNRSRSGCFFCFFQRKIEWVWLYEQNPSKFFLAMEYEKDGYTWMQNERLEELINPKRIKQIKQEFLTKQQNAAQNFRSNRLIDILDAEEEGCAACFI, encoded by the coding sequence ATGAGCGGAATTAGTACTGTAAAACACGTGTTAGGCATTTCAGGGGGCAAAGATAGTGCTGCGCTTGCTATTTATATGCGAAGCTTATATCCTCAATTGGATATTGAGTTTTATACTTGTGATACGGGTAAGGAGTTAGAAGAAACCTATCAGCTTATTTCCAACTTGGAAACGTACTTGGGAGTTAAAATAAATACCTTGTACGCCAATACTGCTGATCATGATAACCCTTTTGATTTTTATCATCAGTTATTTGGAGGTTATTTGCCATCATCAAATGCTCGTTGGTGTACTCGAAAGTTGAAAATAGAACCATTTGAAAACTATATAGGGGATACTCCTACAATATCTTATGTAGGCATTCGTGGAGACGAAGAACGGGAAGGTTATATTTCTACGAAGTCAACCGTTCAGTCAATATTCCCATTCCGTAGAAATATATGGAGTGAAGAAGTAGTTGGAATGGTTCTGAAAAATGAAAACAATGATCATTTAAACGCGCTTTATAAAGACCTGCTGACAACTCCTTTATATAATCGAGCTAAGGACGTTGTAGCAACCCCAGTCTCTTCCTCATTTAGCCAAAATCAAAAGATGAATGCTTTAATGGGATTAGGTATCAAAGAATTTAACCATGCAGTATTTCAATCTTTAAGAGGTACAAATTTACCCATAGGCTCTGTAGATTCATTTCCATTAATTGAAAATGAAGATATCTTAGTAAGAGAGGATATTTTTAGAATCTTACGTGAAAGCGGTGTTGGCGTGCCTGCATACTATGAAGAAATCCCTTACGAAATAAATGGGCAGATTGGGAAGTACAATCGCAGTCGTTCTGGATGTTTTTTCTGTTTTTTTCAGCGTAAAATTGAGTGGGTTTGGCTATATGAACAAAATCCATCCAAATTCTTTTTGGCCATGGAATATGAAAAAGATGGTTATACATGGATGCAAAATGAACGTTTGGAAGAGTTAATTAATCCAAAACGTATAAAACAAATTAAACAAGAATTCTTAACCAAACAACAAAATGCTGCTCAGAATTTCCGCTCAAACAGACTTATTGACATACTTGATGCAGAAGAGGAGGGTTGTGCAGCCTGTTTTATCTAA
- a CDS encoding sensor histidine kinase, which produces MIERLKHKFTSGAMSIIQMGEEQIGHPSTAINELVKNAYDADAGKCYVYTQYDRDPNRNFLIVADNGLGMDYKTLFGDWLITSRSSKREEDKEQRKSLIYERLYLGSKGIGRLAAMALGRYLTVITKKANDNEYNWLRIDREIFRVDGLLDDVTFSGGKIDNYSLLFSDEDLLKENPGLSKNGNLINLISGVPFDTFNEGTMIVLQDVDNSIKAIIENEIDAKDLEETSFYKSLVDLITPLKLNEEIQKELVTEGFIKSELKTSNGSGTFDLLYGSNFILDHIKGKVEFLEITPSKIINFYDYRVFGKVSDDCNVTGKYICKRLESDLREENLEISSEYLLSDESQRLRNTLQQQDIPNKYKDSGVGEFYFDIRIYDLDDDSKVNMTKLLKADGRRNAMQVMNKYLGLKVSKNGFGVKPYGEEDQDWLGLGARRVNKHIVSIGPNQILGYAFLYSPENDGLSEKTNREGFFENKAFIVFKKIISGILEEAGQRRAKYRLFHGMGRGRVSNRLERPDSEKFIQYLASRTNDDEILKFSEQFVSETNSALDNMQETLTLSQRLATLGTGLELVYHELSQPLTSLGGSVSSLEKNIKNVADETLRSILENRLENVSLSMYMIEELKDSLKPAIGKSVPRDFKPIDTFKKVLHLFRDKIEKDGIIIHISTALDSYSIKDIEYPFWISFLNILNNAMYWLDFTDKEKIINLQLVDGGAFVLSNTSPKIIEEDLEVIFGYGISGKKLRGATGLGLSFTRSQLLTIGWEIWAENLSFGPAFYIKKIKTT; this is translated from the coding sequence ATGATTGAAAGATTAAAGCATAAATTTACATCTGGAGCAATGTCCATCATACAAATGGGCGAAGAACAGATTGGACACCCGTCAACAGCAATAAATGAATTGGTGAAAAATGCATATGATGCAGATGCCGGTAAATGTTATGTTTATACTCAATATGACAGAGATCCTAATCGGAACTTTTTAATCGTTGCAGATAATGGGCTTGGCATGGATTATAAAACGCTTTTCGGTGATTGGCTTATTACATCAAGAAGTAGTAAAAGAGAGGAAGATAAAGAGCAAAGGAAAAGCCTAATCTATGAAAGACTCTATTTAGGTTCTAAAGGTATTGGCAGATTAGCGGCTATGGCTTTGGGAAGATATCTTACTGTTATAACAAAAAAAGCTAACGATAATGAATACAATTGGTTAAGAATCGATAGGGAAATCTTCAGAGTAGATGGATTGCTTGACGACGTGACATTTTCCGGTGGTAAAATAGACAACTATAGTTTACTTTTCTCAGATGAGGACCTTCTAAAAGAAAATCCTGGGCTTTCAAAGAATGGTAATTTGATCAATCTAATTTCGGGTGTGCCATTTGATACTTTTAATGAGGGCACAATGATTGTCTTACAAGATGTTGATAATTCAATTAAAGCAATTATTGAAAATGAAATAGATGCAAAAGACTTAGAAGAGACCTCTTTTTATAAATCATTAGTGGACCTTATTACACCGTTAAAGCTAAATGAAGAAATTCAAAAGGAACTTGTTACGGAAGGGTTTATCAAAAGTGAATTAAAAACAAGTAATGGAAGTGGAACATTTGATTTACTTTATGGCTCTAACTTTATTTTAGACCACATCAAAGGTAAAGTTGAATTTCTTGAAATTACTCCTTCTAAAATTATAAATTTTTATGATTATAGAGTTTTTGGGAAAGTATCTGATGATTGTAACGTAACAGGAAAGTATATCTGTAAGCGTTTAGAAAGTGACCTTCGAGAAGAAAATTTAGAAATATCTTCCGAATATTTACTGTCAGACGAAAGTCAAAGACTTAGAAATACACTACAACAGCAAGATATTCCCAATAAATACAAAGATAGTGGGGTTGGTGAATTTTATTTTGATATCAGAATTTATGATTTAGATGATGACTCAAAAGTTAATATGACTAAGCTGTTAAAAGCTGATGGCAGAAGAAATGCAATGCAGGTAATGAATAAATACCTGGGGTTGAAGGTGTCTAAAAATGGCTTTGGTGTAAAGCCATATGGAGAAGAAGATCAAGATTGGTTGGGATTAGGGGCTAGAAGGGTAAATAAGCACATAGTGAGCATTGGGCCAAATCAAATTCTTGGATATGCATTTTTATATTCACCAGAAAATGACGGTCTAAGTGAAAAAACCAATCGAGAGGGCTTTTTTGAAAATAAAGCTTTCATTGTATTCAAAAAAATAATTTCTGGAATTTTAGAAGAGGCTGGCCAAAGACGGGCAAAATATAGGCTTTTCCATGGTATGGGTAGAGGACGAGTTTCAAATAGACTAGAAAGGCCAGACTCAGAGAAGTTTATTCAATATCTTGCTTCGCGAACGAATGATGATGAAATATTAAAATTTTCGGAACAGTTCGTTTCAGAAACAAATTCCGCCCTTGATAATATGCAGGAAACGCTTACATTGTCTCAAAGGCTTGCGACCTTGGGAACTGGTTTGGAGCTAGTTTATCATGAACTTTCACAGCCATTAACATCTTTGGGAGGGTCTGTAAGTTCTTTGGAAAAAAACATAAAGAATGTGGCTGATGAAACGCTTAGATCAATCCTGGAGAATCGGTTAGAAAATGTTTCTTTGTCTATGTATATGATAGAGGAATTGAAAGATTCTTTGAAGCCCGCCATAGGGAAATCCGTACCGAGAGATTTTAAACCAATTGATACATTTAAAAAAGTTTTACACCTATTTAGAGATAAAATAGAAAAAGATGGAATAATAATCCATATTTCAACTGCACTAGATAGTTATTCAATTAAAGATATTGAATATCCATTTTGGATTTCATTTTTAAATATTCTTAACAATGCAATGTACTGGCTAGATTTCACGGATAAAGAAAAAATAATTAATCTTCAGCTAGTAGATGGCGGTGCTTTTGTGTTAAGTAATACGAGCCCAAAAATAATTGAGGAAGATCTAGAGGTTATCTTTGGTTATGGTATTTCAGGGAAAAAATTACGGGGTGCAACTGGATTAGGATTAAGCTTCACGCGTAGTCAACTTTTAACTATAGGCTGGGAAATATGGGCAGAGAATCTATCTTTTGGGCCAGCATTTTATATTAAAAAAATTAAGACAACATAA
- a CDS encoding DNA sulfur modification protein DndB has protein sequence MKIPAMRAEMGGRTFYISTLTFEQISSRVSAIDKQLHKSEALNDMIQRSISKNYLNIKDYILNQSEMFFNSLILAVYDSYPEWNEVEFKFDDETTFQIGLLSFPNQHKIFPVDGQHRVEGIKAALLENPDLKSEKISVIFIGHLNTSEGMQKTRRLFTTLNRYAKPVSLDDSIALDEDDIVAIITRNLLEDYDLFMGKRIVYAEQKGISSNNKFALTSIITFYQCNVELFRCFYYYKFDKKASKSSIDKFLKYRPEEDVINDFKTYTIEFWDAFKSKLFFISEYLRREINPVGENRNQITGGNMVFRPIGLLPLVKSSITISQLTGKNFSEIFERFNELDFNLNSKPWIYVLWNPVEHKMHNNEDTLTQLLLIFLFDRHLLTESELKKLKLSYASKISYDGDINNDNFISSI, from the coding sequence ATGAAAATTCCGGCGATGAGAGCAGAGATGGGAGGTAGAACTTTTTATATTTCTACTCTTACCTTCGAACAAATAAGTTCTCGAGTATCTGCCATTGATAAGCAGTTACATAAATCTGAGGCCTTGAACGATATGATTCAAAGAAGCATTTCAAAAAATTATTTAAATATCAAAGATTATATTTTGAACCAATCGGAAATGTTTTTCAACTCTTTGATCCTAGCAGTGTATGATAGTTATCCTGAATGGAACGAAGTTGAGTTCAAGTTTGATGATGAAACAACTTTTCAAATTGGTCTTCTTAGTTTCCCCAATCAACACAAGATATTTCCGGTTGATGGCCAACATCGGGTTGAAGGCATAAAAGCCGCTCTTTTAGAAAATCCTGATCTAAAGAGTGAAAAAATTTCGGTCATTTTTATTGGCCATTTGAACACTTCTGAGGGCATGCAAAAAACACGTCGATTATTCACAACTCTTAATAGATATGCCAAACCTGTATCTCTTGATGACAGCATTGCCTTGGATGAAGATGATATCGTTGCAATCATCACCAGAAACTTGTTGGAAGACTATGATCTTTTTATGGGTAAGAGGATTGTTTATGCAGAGCAAAAAGGCATCAGTTCAAACAACAAATTTGCTTTAACATCAATAATTACATTTTACCAATGTAATGTTGAACTCTTCCGATGTTTTTATTATTATAAGTTCGATAAAAAGGCGTCTAAATCTTCGATTGATAAATTTCTAAAATATAGACCTGAAGAAGATGTAATAAATGATTTCAAAACATACACAATTGAGTTTTGGGATGCTTTTAAGTCAAAGCTTTTTTTTATTTCAGAATATCTTAGACGTGAAATTAACCCTGTTGGGGAAAATAGAAATCAAATCACAGGTGGTAATATGGTATTTAGACCTATTGGCCTTTTACCTTTAGTAAAAAGCTCCATAACAATAAGTCAGCTTACAGGCAAAAATTTCTCAGAAATCTTTGAACGTTTCAACGAGTTAGATTTCAATCTTAACAGCAAGCCATGGATATATGTGCTCTGGAATCCAGTAGAGCATAAAATGCACAATAATGAAGATACGCTGACACAATTACTTTTGATTTTTCTTTTCGACAGGCATTTATTAACGGAATCAGAATTGAAAAAACTGAAACTTAGCTATGCAAGTAAGATTTCTTATGATGGAGACATTAACAATGATAATTTTATTTCTTCTATTTAG
- a CDS encoding DUF6530 family protein, with protein sequence MNVPKHLSHKPIIAVNDYDKIDALYANRTDARALSIGQAQYDDDEISLKVFRIVDGKWSRQSEELPIHRNLDLSILFLASLMTDTDSNYAQSSLREEVIENSRVSEITDYYNLHERKLKPRLIELKQILDKFLSL encoded by the coding sequence ATGAACGTTCCCAAACATCTCAGTCATAAGCCAATTATTGCAGTGAATGACTATGATAAAATAGACGCATTATATGCAAATAGAACGGATGCTAGAGCCTTATCTATAGGCCAAGCGCAGTATGATGATGATGAAATTTCATTAAAGGTTTTTCGAATTGTCGATGGAAAATGGAGTAGACAAAGTGAAGAGCTTCCCATACACAGGAATCTTGATTTGAGTATCCTTTTTTTGGCATCATTGATGACCGACACTGACTCTAATTACGCACAATCATCTTTGAGAGAAGAAGTTATTGAGAACAGTAGAGTATCAGAAATCACTGATTACTATAACCTACACGAAAGAAAGCTAAAGCCAAGATTGATTGAACTAAAGCAAATTTTAGACAAGTTTTTAAGTTTATAA
- a CDS encoding DUF6266 family protein — translation MAKAKNGIFGAISGKIGPFVGGVWKGIPYIRMAPQKPETPKPRSPAQLANEEKFKFANHWMVPFHPFITVGFANLAIRQTEISAALSVNYKAITGVFPDLIVDYSKVMISKGDLPVLVDATVELIAEDAIKLSWPQNDHKDARFDDQLILAIYCPKLGITDGFTGGIKRSAKECVFKFNENMVGLTLQIYVGLTSLNRKEISDSLHVGTLLP, via the coding sequence ATGGCAAAAGCAAAAAACGGAATTTTCGGGGCAATATCAGGAAAAATAGGTCCCTTTGTTGGTGGGGTATGGAAAGGCATTCCTTACATCCGTATGGCACCACAAAAGCCAGAAACACCAAAACCACGTTCGCCGGCGCAACTGGCAAATGAAGAAAAATTCAAATTTGCTAACCACTGGATGGTGCCTTTTCACCCCTTTATTACGGTTGGCTTTGCCAATCTGGCTATCCGCCAAACAGAAATCAGCGCTGCTCTATCTGTAAATTATAAGGCCATTACAGGGGTATTTCCAGACCTGATTGTGGATTACAGTAAAGTGATGATTAGCAAAGGGGATTTGCCTGTATTGGTAGATGCCACTGTGGAACTGATTGCTGAGGATGCCATAAAGTTGAGCTGGCCTCAAAATGACCATAAGGATGCCCGTTTTGATGATCAACTGATCTTAGCGATCTACTGTCCGAAACTCGGTATCACCGATGGTTTTACCGGTGGGATCAAACGTAGTGCGAAGGAATGTGTATTCAAATTTAATGAAAACATGGTAGGACTTACCCTGCAGATCTATGTTGGCCTGACCAGCTTGAACAGAAAAGAGATCTCTGACAGCCTGCATGTTGGAACCTTATTACCTTAA
- a CDS encoding GntR family transcriptional regulator: MENTRDLDWNIPNLKRNNSTKPIQDYITKHIVSGDLPPNSFLPSIRTLSEKIKVSRNTVNMAYRLLKLANWLSQADDTRYKVAQCRPGSIAPPLLIKNNFRGSILKSNLSSAATDTSFIGIAKNFIKSGNSPFVHYMKDLRKHLKENGYHTQLNNLEAYKGFRLNASICKYINSKNKFKVELNQLSVVHGRLTCLNCIFKVILKPGDTVINTSCNDHVLASAFQLAGVKVINLDSSSADFLGQLEKALQRKKIRALHIRTQCNFLNSHTLAEADAAAVMALSVKNDFTIIEEEDNHEFWYGEKPYLPLVGHPEQDRVIYIAALSKASLYLQSIRVVIAAENFINMLNAIPCHSIEARNIAAEETVIDMMDSGKLLSMIKHHNSTAADNGRLLTYLVENYLKKYSSCVMPKAGLSLWIMFRVDIDVLKALRLMETKGLEIPFHPVQTYLGPSRYLRYGFGDFEAREAETFIKGLQEALVELYG, encoded by the coding sequence ATGGAAAACACCCGTGATTTAGACTGGAATATCCCAAATTTGAAAAGAAACAATTCTACCAAGCCAATTCAAGATTACATCACAAAACATATCGTTTCTGGCGATTTACCACCAAATAGTTTCTTGCCTTCTATCCGGACATTATCCGAGAAAATAAAAGTCAGCAGAAACACCGTAAACATGGCTTACAGACTGCTCAAACTCGCGAATTGGCTAAGCCAAGCTGATGATACACGTTATAAAGTGGCGCAGTGCAGACCCGGCAGTATAGCACCTCCGCTGCTGATCAAAAATAATTTCCGGGGATCCATCCTCAAGTCGAATTTATCATCAGCCGCAACAGACACCAGCTTCATAGGCATTGCAAAAAATTTCATCAAATCTGGCAATTCTCCTTTCGTCCATTACATGAAAGATTTGCGAAAGCATTTGAAAGAAAATGGTTACCACACACAACTCAATAATTTGGAAGCTTACAAAGGTTTTAGGCTTAATGCTTCCATTTGCAAGTACATCAATTCGAAAAACAAATTTAAGGTAGAACTCAACCAACTCAGCGTCGTTCATGGAAGACTGACCTGTCTTAATTGCATCTTTAAAGTAATTTTGAAGCCGGGCGATACGGTGATCAATACATCCTGCAATGATCATGTGTTAGCATCGGCCTTCCAACTTGCCGGGGTAAAAGTTATCAACCTGGATAGTTCTTCAGCTGATTTCCTTGGGCAGCTTGAAAAGGCCCTCCAGCGGAAAAAAATAAGGGCTTTACACATCAGAACGCAATGCAACTTCTTAAATAGCCATACGCTTGCCGAAGCAGATGCAGCAGCGGTTATGGCTTTGAGCGTAAAAAATGATTTTACCATCATTGAGGAAGAAGATAATCATGAATTTTGGTACGGCGAAAAACCCTATCTACCCCTGGTTGGGCATCCCGAACAAGACAGGGTAATTTATATCGCTGCGCTATCCAAGGCATCGCTATATCTACAATCTATTAGGGTGGTCATCGCAGCAGAGAATTTTATCAATATGCTGAATGCAATCCCCTGTCACTCCATTGAAGCCAGGAATATTGCTGCGGAGGAAACGGTAATAGACATGATGGATAGTGGCAAGCTGTTGAGCATGATCAAACACCACAATAGCACTGCTGCGGACAACGGCAGACTTTTAACTTATCTGGTAGAGAATTATCTGAAGAAATATTCAAGCTGTGTAATGCCGAAGGCAGGATTAAGCCTTTGGATTATGTTTAGGGTAGACATTGACGTTTTAAAAGCCCTCCGTTTAATGGAGACCAAGGGATTGGAGATTCCATTTCACCCGGTGCAAACTTACCTGGGGCCAAGCCGTTATCTCCGTTATGGCTTTGGAGATTTTGAGGCCAGGGAGGCAGAGACATTTATTAAAGGATTGCAGGAGGCACTGGTTGAATTGTATGGCTAG
- the rdgB gene encoding RdgB/HAM1 family non-canonical purine NTP pyrophosphatase: MKSLVFATHNLHKTQEVKELLAGKYTVLNLTDIGCTTEIPETGTTFVENAGLKSKFVLENYQLDCFADDSGLEVEALNQEPGIYSARYSGGKGDLANLQLVLQKMEGISNRKARFKTVISLMQDGKEHLFEGVINGTLRTEPSGTSGFGYDPIFEPEGYAKTFAEMSMEEKNQISHRAQAMKKLIAFLRA, encoded by the coding sequence ATGAAATCTCTGGTCTTCGCCACACATAACCTGCACAAAACACAGGAAGTTAAAGAATTACTAGCTGGTAAGTATACGGTACTTAACCTGACGGACATTGGCTGCACAACCGAAATTCCTGAAACGGGAACAACCTTTGTGGAAAATGCAGGCTTGAAGAGCAAATTCGTACTGGAAAACTACCAGTTAGACTGCTTTGCAGACGATAGCGGCCTTGAAGTAGAAGCTTTAAATCAGGAGCCAGGAATTTATTCGGCCCGCTATTCCGGAGGGAAGGGAGATTTGGCCAATCTGCAATTGGTGTTGCAAAAGATGGAAGGCATCAGCAATAGGAAAGCCCGGTTTAAGACCGTCATTTCTTTAATGCAGGATGGTAAAGAACACCTTTTTGAAGGGGTAATTAACGGCACCTTAAGAACCGAACCCTCGGGAACAAGTGGTTTTGGCTATGATCCTATTTTTGAACCTGAAGGTTACGCAAAGACTTTTGCGGAGATGAGCATGGAAGAGAAAAATCAAATCAGCCACCGCGCGCAGGCCATGAAAAAGCTTATTGCTTTTTTACGGGCGTAG
- a CDS encoding OstA-like protein: MQKLRLFFILFLLPMALFAQQRTKIYVDRFERSKIDVKNNVSYLRKPVFRQDNAILTCDSAVFFEKLNIFEAFQNVHINQADTMNIYSDHLTYDGNTKIAHLTNNVRMVDQESTLTTNILDYNMASRIGTYVEGGKIINKDVTLTSQNGYYFANTRDAYFRYNVVVVTPQTTIKSDTLRYNTLTNWTYFYGPTNIKGKDDNLYTENGAYNTKTEYAYFGKKNLYTQGSKSLKGDSLYYDGKAGYGKAVKNILFLDSEDKTLMRGQLGYYYKKDQRTLVTKNAHIGLGTSDSIMVKDKKQPDSLWLGADTLETQMVLRQTLKLIPAPVVLKDNEIGSEKKGSNPSPQKEGKVAPKPKAPILPKDSLTTKAVLNRDSSSKDSLAIKKPAIELKKDTAAILASQKAPPKKDALAVAKNKKILKDTVPINPLDTVRARIIKAYHKVNVFKSNMQAKADSLFYTSADSTLRWYYDPIMWSDGSQQTGDTIYLQMANKKLRSVQVLQKAFAVNVYKDSAKFNQIKGKMMTGFFKDGKLNDMYVDGNAESIYFTRSDDGKAYKEMNQTVSSRIKITFKDGQINRVLLIRDDEGAITPIELVKEEAILTGFIWKPELRPTSKAQIINPKLVPKNVKKAAPALKPKEADATTTPVKKQ, translated from the coding sequence GTGCAGAAATTACGTCTTTTCTTTATCCTATTCCTCCTTCCAATGGCGCTGTTTGCCCAGCAGCGGACAAAGATCTATGTTGACCGTTTTGAACGGAGTAAGATTGATGTAAAAAACAACGTTTCTTATTTAAGAAAACCTGTTTTTAGACAAGACAATGCCATCCTGACTTGTGACAGTGCGGTATTTTTTGAAAAACTCAACATTTTCGAAGCCTTTCAAAACGTGCACATCAATCAGGCCGACACGATGAATATCTATTCTGACCACCTGACCTATGACGGTAATACTAAAATAGCCCACCTAACCAACAATGTGCGGATGGTTGATCAGGAATCTACGCTGACCACGAATATTTTAGATTATAATATGGCATCGAGGATTGGCACCTACGTAGAGGGCGGAAAGATCATCAATAAGGATGTTACGCTAACCAGTCAAAATGGATATTATTTTGCGAATACGCGTGATGCTTATTTTAGGTACAACGTAGTGGTGGTAACTCCTCAGACCACCATCAAATCAGACACCTTAAGATACAATACCTTAACGAACTGGACGTATTTTTACGGCCCAACAAATATTAAGGGTAAAGACGACAATTTATATACAGAAAACGGGGCTTACAATACCAAAACGGAATATGCCTATTTTGGAAAAAAGAACCTTTACACGCAAGGCAGTAAATCTTTAAAAGGCGATAGTTTGTATTACGATGGGAAAGCGGGATACGGAAAAGCAGTTAAAAACATCCTTTTCCTGGATTCGGAAGATAAAACGCTGATGCGCGGTCAGCTTGGTTATTACTACAAAAAAGACCAGCGTACATTGGTGACCAAAAACGCGCACATTGGCCTTGGAACTTCTGATTCTATTATGGTAAAGGATAAAAAGCAGCCCGATAGTTTATGGCTGGGCGCAGATACGCTGGAAACTCAAATGGTGCTGCGTCAAACTTTAAAATTGATCCCTGCGCCAGTGGTTTTAAAAGACAATGAAATAGGTTCAGAGAAAAAAGGCAGCAATCCTTCGCCTCAAAAAGAAGGGAAAGTAGCCCCAAAACCAAAAGCGCCGATACTTCCAAAAGATAGTCTGACGACTAAAGCCGTACTTAACCGTGATAGCTCGTCGAAAGATAGCCTGGCAATAAAAAAGCCCGCAATTGAGCTCAAAAAAGATACCGCAGCGATTTTAGCCAGTCAGAAGGCGCCGCCTAAAAAAGATGCACTTGCTGTGGCAAAAAATAAAAAGATACTGAAGGATACTGTCCCAATCAATCCCCTGGATACGGTAAGGGCACGGATCATTAAAGCCTATCATAAGGTTAATGTGTTCAAATCGAACATGCAGGCTAAGGCAGATTCCCTCTTTTATACCAGTGCAGATTCTACTTTAAGGTGGTATTACGATCCGATCATGTGGTCTGATGGCTCTCAGCAAACGGGAGATACCATTTACCTGCAAATGGCCAACAAAAAACTAAGAAGTGTACAGGTGCTTCAAAAAGCTTTTGCGGTTAACGTGTATAAAGATTCCGCGAAATTCAACCAGATTAAGGGTAAAATGATGACCGGATTTTTTAAAGATGGCAAACTGAATGACATGTATGTAGACGGCAATGCAGAAAGCATCTATTTTACCAGAAGTGATGATGGCAAAGCTTATAAAGAGATGAACCAGACGGTGAGCAGCAGGATCAAAATCACTTTTAAAGATGGCCAAATTAACCGCGTATTGCTAATCAGGGATGATGAAGGTGCCATCACCCCGATAGAACTGGTAAAAGAAGAAGCCATCCTTACGGGATTCATTTGGAAACCGGAACTGCGACCCACATCGAAGGCACAAATTATTAATCCAAAACTTGTACCTAAAAACGTTAAGAAGGCGGCTCCTGCTTTAAAACCAAAAGAAGCGGATGCAACCACTACGCCCGTAAAAAAGCAATAA